The Streptomyces sp. R28 region CCTCCCTTTCGGGAATCGGCGGTCGCACACCTTGGGTGGGGCGGCTCCGCCTGGTCTCTCGGGTCCTGGCCGATGCTCCACTCCCGGATCGCGGAAGCTGCTGACCAGCGGCTCTGCGGTGAGTATGCCCGATCGGGGACATCGAGTCACCAGTTAACGACCGCTTACTCCAAGAAACTTTCGCCCATCCGAAATTGGTCCGAACCATTGACCAAGTGGTCTAGTCCTCCTACCGTTTCGGTCCAACGCTTCCCGCGTTCATGCCAATCGGCGTGCGATCCCCTCTGTCCCCCGCGAGGAGACACCCGATGCACACCCCGCTCCCCTCCCGCGCTCGCGGCCGCGCACTGCTGGCCGCCGCGTGTTCCGCCGCCCTCGGTGCCGCCCTGCTGGCCGGCGCCGGCCAGCCCACCGCCGACCAGAACGGCCCGGACCAGGACGGCGACCGCAAGGCGGCCGGCTCGAAGGTCGTCGGCTACTTCACCGACTGGGGCATCTACGACCGCCAGTACTTCGTCAAGAACATCGAGACGTCCGGCTCGGCGAAGAAGCTCACACACATCAACTACGCGTTCGGCAACGTCGTCGACGGCAAGTGCGCCATCGGCGACACCTGGGCGGACACCGACAAGCCGTTCACCGCCGAGGAGTCCGTGGACGGCACCGCGGACACCGCCGACCAGCCACTGAGCGGCAACTTCAACCAGCTGCGCAAGCTGAAGAAGCTCCACCCGAACCTCAAGGTCGTCTGGTCGTTCGGCGGCTGGAGCTGGTCCGGCGGCTTCGGCGAGGCGGCCAAGGACCCGGCGGCCTTCGCCCGGTCCTGCTACGACCTGGTCGAGAACTCCAAGTGGGCGGACGTCTTCGACGGTATCGACATCGACTGGGAGTACCCGGGCGCCTGCGGCCTGACCTGCGACACCAGCGACCGGGAGGCGTTCCCTGAGCTGATGAAGGCGCTGCGCGCAAAGTTCGGCAAGCGGAACGTGGTCACCGCGGCGATCACGGCCGACGCGAGCGAGGGCGGCCGGATCGACGCGGCCGACTACGCGGGCGCGGCCAGGTACGTCGACTGGTACAACCCGATGACGTACGACTACTTCGGCGCCTGGGCCGCCACCGGCCCCACCGCACCGCACTCGGCGCTGCACTCCTACCCGGGCATCCCCGAGGAGGGCTACGACACGGCCGCGACCATCGCCAAGCTCAGGGGCCTGGGCATCCCGTCCTCGAAGCTGCTGCTCGGCATCGGCTTCTACGGCCGCGGCTGGACCGGCGTCACCCAGGCGGCACCCGGCGGCACGGCCACCGGTCCGGCGAAGGGCACCTACGAGGACGGCTTCGAGGACTACAAGGTGCTCAAGCGGACCTGCCCGGCGACCGGCACGGTGGGCGGCACCGCGTATGCCAAGTGCGGGGACGACTGGTGGAGTTACGACACCCCGGCGACCATCGCGACCAAGATGAAGTACAAGGACCGGCAGGGGCTGGGCGGGACCTTCTTCTGGGAGCTGAGCGGGGACACCGCGAACGGTGAGCTGATCAAGTCCATCAAGTAGCGGGGCCCACGGGGGCTTGGGGCGGAGGACCACGAGCCTCCGCCCCTTGCCGCGTCAGTCCTCCCGGCGCGCGGGCTCCGGGGCCGGGTAGGAGGGGTCCGTCTCCTCGATGGCGCGCATGGTGCCGCCCAGCGTCTTCACCAGCAGCTCACGCATGGTGTCGCGGTCCAGTTCGGGGTGGTCTATCCAGTCGAGGGTGGCACCCTCGACGCTGCACACCCAGGCGAGCAGGCCCATGCGGGCCAGCGGGGCGATGTCGGTGCGGCCGTACGCCCCTTCGGCGAGGGTCGCCACGATCGCCGCGCGCACACCGTCCCGGATGGCGTGCACCTCGGCGTCGAAGCCGACGCCCCCGCTGACGATGGTGCGGTAGGCGGCCTGGTTGTGCTCGGCGTAGCGGAGATAGCTGTCGATGGTGCGGTGGACCCGGTCCACCGGCTGCATCTCGAGCCCGCTCGCGGCGAAGGTGACCAGATCGGCGACGGAGTCCTGGATGATCGCCCGGTAGTACCCGCGCTTGGACTGGAAGTAGTAGTAGATGAGCCCCTTGGCGACATGGGCCTGGCGGGCGATGTCGTCCATGGAGAGCGCGTCGTACGACGTGTCGGCGAACAGCTTCCGCCCGATGGTGATGAGTTCGGCACGTCGCGCCACCGAGCGCTCGGTGCCGCGGGCCCGGGGACGGACCGCGTCACGCTGTTGACTAATATTCAATTTAGACCCTGGATTTCCGACGGGCGGCGGGACATCGGCAGTATGGCAGACAGACACCGGCTGCTCGTTCGAGTCTGATCGACTTTGATGAAACCGCTCGACAGCGGGGTCGGCATATGTCCGGTCAAAGCGCCCGGTGTGCGTCAGGTCACAGCAGGCCGAGCTGGGTGACGAGCATCGCGACGACCACCACGAGGGTCCAGCCCATGATGTGCTCGACGAGCTTCGGGCCGTCTCCCTTGGGGCCGCCGGTGCGGACGCGGGTGGCGGTGGCTGAGTGCGCGGTCATATGCCCACCTTGCCACCGGGGACGGCTTTTGCGGCAGAGACGTTGCTCACAGGGCAAAGGCCCCGGTTTCCCGGGGCCTTTGCATGCGTCCGTGCCCGGCGGCTCAGCGCACGCCCACCGCCGCGAGCGCGGCGCGCTGGCGCGGGTTCAAAGACACCGGGAAGTAGAGGTAACAGACGCCGCCCGTGCCGGAGACCACCTTGCCACTGGCGTTGTACCGCTTGGTCCGCAGCCAGATGTTCTCCATATCACTGCGCATTCGGCGCGGTCCTGCGGCAATCCGCTGCTGGACTCTCAAAGTGCGCCTGGCCTGCGGAACTTAGCCGCGCACTGGAGTGCATAGGAGAACACGAGGGAGCGGAGCCGTTCATCGTGGATCTCCCCGATCACTCCCCGGCCTAGCAATTCTCCCCGTACACTCCCCAGAATCCAGCCGCCCAGAAGGCCTCCCACCAGCGACTACCCCGCCTCTGGCTGGCCGTCATCAGTGCGGCGCGCAGCCGCTGCTGCTCGGGCTAGCTCTATGGCGACCACGCACTCCGCGCAGGCCCTGATGTCCTGGATGCCGCCAGCTGCTGGCCTGACGGTTTCGACGTGAGCCGTGGGGACTTCGCCCTTGTTCGGGTGTCGGAAGCAGATGCCGGGTTCCCACTCGTACAAGTCGAGGATCTGCTGGCGGTCCATCGTTTCTCCCATGGGTGGCCGGCGGGTGGTGAGCGTGCTTCTGGTGCCCGCCGTATGTAACGGAACGCGCTGCTCTGGGGTTGTTCACCCGTTCGGGTGAACAAACTTTCGAATACCGGACACTACCTATAGCCCTGCGGCATATGCCAGATCACCGCAGGGCTGCCATTGGGGGGTGGCAGTCGGCGCCGCGCGGGGCGCCCGCTTGTTCTACGGCCGGGGGCGGGTGGTCCGTCGCCCCCGACTCATGATCATAAAAAGCCCGGTGTCACCGGGCTGACACATGATCACCGAGGCCAGACGGTTTGTCGAGTGCCCCGTGACCTACCCGCCGACGATGACTGGCTGCTACACGAACGACGCCGCATAGGCAGGTGTATCCAGGGCGCGCGAGTGGACCACAACCTCACCCAGGAACAGGTGTTCCTCGCGGTCCCGCTGACGCGGAGCTTCTACCAGGAGATCGAGGCCGGCCAGGCTAACCCGTCGCTGGAGACGTTGCTGCGGATCGCGCGAGTCATCGGTGTGACCATCTCTGACCTCCTCCACGGCTAGTCGCCACGCCCAGGTCGGGTGACGTACCGGATTCGAGCCAACACCACGAGTACCCCACACCGGAACTGTTCTTCAGGTATTCGTCTGCGTGAATTCTGTGCGCCCCGTGTGAAAATGTAACCGCTTGCACAGGCTCTGGCCTGCGCTTAGGTACGCCTGGCCTTCACCGGCCGGCTTCGGCTATCTGCTGACAGGCGGCCCCGCTGACTGTCCGGTAGGTGCGCCACAGCTCTTCAGCGGTCGCGCACTTCTGGTCGGGGTCGCGGCAGTCGTCGCACTGCAGGGAGTGGCGAGCGTAGGCGCTGTAGGCCCGCTGCAAGGGGCTGAGCTGGCCGACGCCTGTCGCTAACGGCGCGCGGCCTGTCCCGTCGGGGGGCTGCTCTCTACCATCGTCCACGTCGACGCTCCGCCTTGTGCTCGTCGGCCATGCCCCCGGGCCGTGACAGCGGTCGCGGGGGTCCTGCAATTTCACGATACCCACTGTGACAGGTCCGATAGGTGCGATAGGCGCGACAGGTTCGCTCGTCTCGCCCATCGGGTGTAGCGGTCATAGCGTCGGGATCATGAAGTGGGAGCCGGATGTGCCCAGGTGGCGGCAGGTGTACGACGTGATGCGGGAGCGGATCGTGGATGGCACCTATCCGGCTGGTGAGCGGTTGCCGTCGGTGGTTGACGTGTGCGGCGAGTTCGGGATCTCGCAGATGACGGCGCGGCGAGTGCTGAAGGAGCTGCGGCAGGACAAGCTCGCGTATATGGAGCCGGGCATCGGCACGTTCGTGGCGCCGTTGCCTGAGCCTCCGAAGCCATAGCCCGCTGTCAGACCGGGCTTCTAGACTGATCGCCATGCCCCCCACTCCCCCGGCCGAGGGTCGCGCGCGGTCAGCTGCCGAGCTGAACGAGCGGATCCGCGCGCTGTGGTCGCATCCGCAGGTGCCACTCACGACGGAGCAGCGGGCCGAGTACGAGGAGCTGTGCGCCGAGCTGCGGCAGGTCGAACGCGGAGACGTGACGACGGCCGCGTGAAGGCCGTGTGACCGCCAGGCTTAGGATCTGCACTCGTGGCTGACATAGATTTCCCCGCTGACCTGCTCGCCCTCGCCCGCGCCTCCTGGGAGGAGCAGCAGCGCAGCGCACTCACCGTCGCCACCGCAGCCGCCGTACACGCCGCCGTCGGCGCCTACGCCGAGGAGGCCGGGCTACTGCGCATCGATGTCGAGCTCGGGCTCAAGCAGGCCGTGCGGCACGCGAACGACGGCTGACCTGCGGCGGGGGAAGGCTCCTCAGACAAGACGCACTTTCCGTGCGACGGTCGGAGCATGAGTGACCAGACCGAGATGCACATGTCCGAGTACCGCCGCCTCAAGCCGCGACCCTGCCAGAAATGCGGCGGCACCGAGAAGCCTCACCCCGCGAACCCCGTGGGCGGACCCGACCCGAAGGTAGTCGTCGCGTACTACTGCACGAACCGCCACTGCGAGAACAGCTCCGGCTGGTAACAGCAGCACGCCCCGCCCGGTCGCTGTACCGGGCGGGGCGCCAAGCTCACGCAGCCAGCATGGGCTTGTGTTGTACGACCATGCTACGAGGGGCCACTGACACCGCCGGGGCGCCGCGTGGACAGCATGTAGGTGCCCATCCCGAAGCCCTGCTCTGCAGCCCGACGGATGTTCCGGCGCAGTGGGGCGAAGGACTCCCCCAGCTGCCGCAAGCCCTTGGGCATCTCGGTCGCAGGTGGATCCGGGTAGTGGCGGCCGATCTGGTTCAAGGCGCGGTCGACGTTCGGGTACTGGCGGTGGGCCATCAATCCTCCAGGAAGGACGTGTCGAGCAGCTCGATCTCATCCTGGAAGGCGACGATCGTGGCTGCCTGCTCCAGTTGCTCGGGCGTCGGACGCAACGGCAGGAATACTTCGCTCTTCCACGGGTGCGTGTTCCGGTAGTAGGCCACACCTGGGTTCAGGATGCCGCCGGGCTCGAAGTCCATGCCGCCAGGATGGCAGAGGGTCACGTCCCCTCGGGCCACGTCGTCAACGTCTCGCCGGTCTCCTCGTCGACGAGGGTGACGCGGGCGCCGGGCATGGCGCCGTACTCGCCGATCCAGCTCGTGAACTTCCGCCGCGCGACCGCCTCGCTCCCCCACCAGCCCTGCACGGCTGGACGACCGGCTGCAGTGAGGGTCAGGTGGTAGCGGCCCGGCTGGTTGCTGTTCACGCCCACCATCATAGAATCGAACGCGTGAACGAGCTGCCGCCAGACCCTGCACGCCTACGCGCGATCCTCGCGCACCTAGACCAGCAGCTCGCCGACAACCAAACCATCGCGATCTACCTCCGACTCCAGCGCGACGCCGTCCAAGCCGCGCTCACCCAGGCCGAAGCCCCCCCGCCACGAAAGCCGCGGCTTCCCAAGGGCGGCGCCAACCTCGGCCCCGTCACGCAGATCTCGCCCCGCCCCCAGTTCGTCGTCCAGCAGAAGCGCACACCCCGCGGACCCGAACCCGCCATCATCCACCTCGGCGACTGCTCGATGATCGAAGGCCCACCGCACCGGATCACCGAACACGACGCGCGAGTCTCCCTCACCGACCCGAACATCGAAGCCTGCGCGTTCTGCCGGCCCGACTCGGAGCTCGGCATCCTCGACGGATAGCAGAGCGCCCGCCAGGACGGGGGAGACCTGACGGACGCATGTTCAGTGTGGCACGACCGGTGACAGGGCGGACGCCTTCCGTCTACCGTGTTCGGGCGGCCTGCTTCGTTCGCAGCGACCCTTCGGGGCGTGGGGGTAACCCCGCAAGCAGGCCGCACCTTCATGGGGAGGCATCGTGGACGACACCACTTGGGGGTAGACCCCGGACAGCACAACGCCCCCGCAGCTTCGGCTGCGGGGGCGTTCGCATGCTCAGGCTTCGCCGCCCTGGAGCCTCTCCCCGAGTTTGGCGGCGAGGGCGTAGGCGGGGTGGTTGTCGAGTTGGCGCCGTCGCCGGTTGTACCGCTGGGTGGTGCGCGGGTCGGAGTGGGAGACGGCGTCTTGGACGTCTTGGAGGGGGACGCCGTTGGCGAGGTTGTCGGTGATGAACTGGTGCCGCAGGGTGTGGGGCTTGATGGTGGCGGCTTGGGGGATTCCGGCGCGGCGGGCGAGGACGCGGAGGTGCTTCCAGACTTCTGGCTGGGTCCAGCGGCGCCCGGTCTCGGTGGTGAAGAGTGGGCCGTCGGCGCGGTCGCCGAGGTGGGCGAGGAGTGCGTCGAGGGCGAGCGGCGGCACGGGCGCGGGCCGCTTCTTGCCGCCCTTCTGTGTGAGGGGCAGGGTGCGGTGGCCTCGGTCGTAGCCGAGCTGGTCGGCGTTGAGGGAGAGGAGTTCGTCGACGCGGGCGCCGGTGAGGTAAAGCAGCATGACGAGGGCGTATGAGCGGGGCGCCCAGCCGCGCGCGGTCTCGATGAGCCGCATCGTCTCGGCCTCGGTCATTCCCTCGGTGGGGCTGTAGTCGGGGTCGACGTAGGGCCGGTTGACGGCGGTGAACGGGTCGCTGTCGACGGCTTGGAGTCGGGCGGCGTAGGTGTAGAAGCTTCCGGCGGCGGCGAGGGCTTGGGCCTGGGTGGTCTCGGCGGGCGGCCGTCCGTTGCGGGTGGGAGTCTTGGCGAGGTGCTTGGCGTAGGCGTCGGCGAGCGGCAGCTTCGCCTGGAGCGGGTGGATGCCGGTGGAGCGGGCGTACTCCTCCCACGCCTTGAACGTCCGCACGTAGGCGCGCCGTGTGTGGCGGCTCTTCTGGCGGGCGATCCATCCTCCGGCGATGGTGGGTAGCGGGTCGCGGTCGCCGTAGATGGCGGTGAGGTGGTCGGCGAGCGCGCGGGCTTCGTCGGGCCAGTCGTCGCGGGGGTCGTGCCGGTCGGTCGACAGTTCCGCCGACGGGCGCGGAACGAGATCAGCGGACATACGGCCTCGGCACCTTGTTACTGTCCACCTTGAAGCTCTTCGTGCGCCCCTTGCCATCCTCGCGCCGGGTGCGAAGCTCTTCGCCGCGCTCTTCCAGTTCCATGACCTCCCAAAGCATTACGAGTGCGTGACTCACTGCGAAGTCTTCGGTCATAGCTCCGTAGGTGTGCTCCCTGATGTTGGCGAGCGCTACCTCAGCAGCGGGAGTGAGCGTGATGATCCTCTTGCGGTCCGCCGACACAAGCCCTCCTCTGTATTGGATAACTGTCATTATCAACCATAGAGTTGGGTGATCGCCAGCACTTCCGAGCACGACAACGGGCCCCACTCCTCGGAAGGAGCGGGGCCCGGATATGGCATGTTATCGAGAGCCGGACCTTCCAACCGGGCGCGCTTCAGGGAACGTTATGCGCTAGACCTGTAGACAGGTCTACAGGTCACCTGTAGGGTTGTCTACAGGTGGAGCGAAGGACGCTCCAGGAGGGGACCAACATGCAGCGCTACGAACTCGAAGCCTGGCTCGGCGACGACCACGGCCTTGACGACCTCGGCCTCGCCAATCTCCTTACCGTGGCCAACGAGATCGAAGACCGCTACCCCGACCCCGACGACCACGCCGAGCGGGACGCTGCTCTCACCGCCGCCTACCGCCTCATTACCGAACCTGCCCAGGTCGTCGTCTCCAACTACAGCGAGCAGCGAGCCAGCGCCCTCGCCGCCGCCAGTGCCGCGACCGCCGCACTCCAGCAGGCCGCCAGGAACCCCGTCGTGTTCGACAGGCTCAGCGAGGCCGGGTTCGCGCGTGCCGCAGGCGTTGACCGTATGACCGTCCGGAAGTGGCGCGACAAGCGCTGAAGCCTGCACAGCGAGCGCCCCCACTCCCCCGCCGCAGCGGAAGGAGTGGGGGCGCCTGTCACGCGGGCTCATCGTCGGGTGGCGGCAGGTCCGGTTCGAGGAACGGGTTCGTCGCCGGCGCGGGTATGGGTGGTGGTTCTTCCCGGCCGAGGGCGACGAGGCTGCCCATGTCGGCGGCGGTGTCGTCACGGCGCGGCGGGCGTTCGATGGCCTCGGGCATGAGCTGCTCCTACAGGTAGCGGACGGCGGCCACATTGATCAGTAGGTGAATCGTGTTGTCCGCGATGATCATTAGCCAGACGGTCATCCACGGCGGGCGATCCTTGTGGTAGCCAGTGCCAGAGCATTCGGACCAGGGGTGCCAGTGACTTTTGGGTGCGGCGAAGTTCTTCACCCACACGACGTGCCGCGCCAGCCGGTAGTGGTCGATGACGGCGTGCGTCACGACGATGACCGCCAGGGCAGCAGGCGACTGGGTGACGAAGAGGAACGGCAGTCCGTAGGTGACCGCGTGTGCCCAGGCCGGGAACCAGCGCTTCGTCTTCTCGTTCGCCATCCAGTCGGATTGCAGGATGTAGTCACCGACGAGGTGAGCCAGAAGCACGCCAACCATTTCGCACTCCAGTTCTCACACGTCGAAGCCGTTGAGGATCCGGGCCGCGCGCTCCGGGATGGGCCGTGCGGGCGGGGGTTCTTCGCCTCGGATCCGGAAGGCGCCGACGAGGTCACGGAGCCGCGTCCGGAGCCAGTTGATTGCCTCGTCCTGGTCGGAGATCCGCTGACCGAGCCGTTCGGCCTCCTGCTCGCGCTGAACGACCCGCTTCTCCAGGCGTTCGATCGCCTTGCCCTGCTGTTCCGTCACCACAGTGAAGTCATCGCGGCGCTCCTGCCGTTTCGTGCGGCGTGCGCTGCGTGCGGTGGCGACCCCGCCGACGACGGTCAGTGCCGTCATGCCTGCCTGGATCCAGGTGTCCACGCCCATCAGTAGCTCTCAACTCTCTTCGGCCGGGGCGCCTCACGCCATCCGGCAACAACCAGCACCGGAACGGCAATTGCGCCCCACACGATGGCGGCGACCCACCCCCGCGGGAACTCACCCGAGATCCACGCCACCGTGTAGGAGCCCATCCAGGGCAGCACCATCAGCGGCAACGCCAAAAAGCCCGGCCAGTCCAAACCCTGCGGCATCCATGCCGAAGCGATCGCGACGAGCCCGGTGGCCACCCACAGCCAGCCCCACACCGGTAGCGGCCACACCTCCAGCAGGGGCTTGAGTCCGCGCTGGTCCGGCTGGGGTGAGGTGATCTGGGCGAACCCGACCAGCACCCACACCAGGCCGTAGCAGAGAAGGATGGCGCCGCGGCGGCCGAGTGCCCGGCCCATGCGCCGGGCTACACGGCGCGGCACCTACACCGCCCGGGGTGCGCCGCCGCCGAGCGCGGACTGCGCCCTGTCGGAGACACCGGTGGGCTTCCACAGGCCGAAGTGGCTGAGGACGCCGATGGCGAAGGCGACGAGGGAAAGGACGACGGCAGTGCCGAAGTCGTAGTCCGGGCCCGGGTTGGCGAGCTCGACGAGGAAGCCGTTGAGGGTGGAGAGCGCCAGCAGGAGGACGGCCTTTACGCCGCCGTGGGTGATGTGCTTGGTGACGAGTCCGACGAGGACCGGCAGCACAACGGAGATGGCAAGGCCGAGCCAGTAGGCCTTGTCGAGGGATGCGTTCATGAGGGTTCTCGTTTCTGCTGGTTGGGCTAGTCGGCGAGGCGTTCGGCGATCTTTACGGCGACTCGTTCTGCGATCTCCTCGGCGAGCGCCGGGCTGGCGGCTACAGCGGAGGCGAGTGCAGCGATCTGCGCGTCGGTCATGTCGACCGTGCCCGCCTTGGCCTGGATGTCCTTGACGCGGGCGAGGGTCTCGCGGCCGGTGACGATCGGCGTCTGGACGGCGTACTTGAACGACCAGGTCTTGTTGGTGTCCCAGTCGTCGTTGTTGTACGGCGGGGCGACGGCCGCGATGACGTCGGCCCCGAAGATCTCGTCACGGACCACGGCTGCGATCTTCTTGATGTCGGCGTCGGTCAGAGCCACGTCGTCCTCCTCGGGCGGGGTGGTGCCGCCCTCGGCGGCGATCAGGATGGCAGCCATCGGGAAGGCGCCCGGGTCGCCGTGGTCGTTCTCAGGGACGTGCTGATGCCCGCAGTGGCCTTCGAAGGCGGTCCACTGGCTGCCGGTCATGCGGACGCCGTTGGCGCCGTAGCTGGACGGGTACGCCTTGAAGGTGAGGCCGGACGACAGGGGCACGCCGTGGTTGTCGTGCGCCCACTTCGCGAACGCCGCCAGGTCCCGCACAGCCCAGTCCGGAAGCTCCGGCATGAAGAGATGCGGGTAGCCAGCCGCCCGCCACTTCTCGTGAGTGCCGGGATCGCACGTGCCGACGATCTCCACCTGGCACACATTCAACGTGTTCGTCTGGACACCGCCGCTCAGGTTGCGCAGGGCGCGGCTGGACACGTCGAAGTCGAAGTGCTGGTACCAGATCAGGCGGCGTGCCGCGAAGTCGGGGACGGCGGTGAGGTTCGGTGCCATGCTGCCGCCGCTGTACGAGGGCAACGAGCGCCCCTCCGTGCTGTGCCAGACGATGACGTTGACCTCCATCGCCGAGCCCGGGAACGCCGACCCGTACCAGTAGGCGGTAGAGGCGCCGGGGTAGCGCTGCGGGCCTGTCTTGGCCATGCGGTCTCCAGGAATGACGAAGGCCCCGGCCGGTCGGCACGGGGCGGCGGCGAGACGGGGCGTCAGTAGTCCCAGGTTGTGGCGCTGAACTGGGCGTGGATGACGTCGACCGGCGCGGTGTGCGTGTGACGGACCTCGATCGCGACCGGCTGGCCCGCCCGTCCACGGAAGAGCCAGGTGCCGTTGCGTAGATCCTGGCCGACGGTGTCGTCCCCGTCCGACTCCCCGGTGTTGTCCGGGTTGGAGTACGGGTCACGGACGAACCGGACGTTGAACTGGCGCTCGGCTTCGTCCCCGTCCGGCACGGTGATCGAGTCGAACTTCACCAGGTACGTCCAGATGAAGTCCCCGTCGCGGTCCGGCCGGATGCACGCTGACTCGCGGCCCATGGAGTCGTCGAACCACATGCCGTCGTCGTTGCGCAGCGCGGTGTCGAACCGGATCACGGTCCAGGCGTTGGGCGACACCGGCTGGCGGACGTTGGTATACAGCTTGCACTGGGTGGCCATCGCGTCCTCCGCTCCGGGATGGGGCCCCTTGTGAGTGGTGCAGGTCAGGAGACTTCGGGCTGCGGGTCGAGGAGCGTGGCGGTAAGGATTTCCATGCGCTGCCTGCAGATGCCGCACTGCACGTAGCAGTTGATGCCCGCATTCGAGTAGAACTCGGGCACCGTGAAGGTCTGGCCGTAGTTGCTGCACGCCTCGTTGTTGTCGCGTGCTGTCACCTCGTAGTACAGCGCGGGCTGGAACGTCACATCGCTCACAGGCCGAGCACCATCCAGTTGATGTTGGTTGCGGTGGTGTTGGTGCGGGTGACCCACACGGTGAGCCCGGTCGAGGAGACGGCTGTGGTGCCGACGCCGGTGACCTGGCTGCCGGGGACGGTGGTCTGGGCTGTGGCGAACCCGTAGAAGGCGCTGCCCTGGACGGTCAGCCCGGTGACTGCCAGCGAGGTTGGGGTGTTCGCCGCGGACGGGTTGATCGTGACCTGGCCGTAGGCGATGTTCGCGGCGGTCAGGACCCCGGACAGGTCCATGTTGCAGGGGCCTACTTCTCCGACGCCGTCAACGTCACGAAAGGCGCTGACCAGTACATTCGGTGGGCTCCCGCCCGCAGTCGAGCCGAGGTCCACCACCGACCGCCAGTCCGACGCCAGTATCGACCCGGGGGTGAGCGTCAGATCGCTGCCGCTCTCCGGGAGGGTGCCGTAGGTGACGGTGGCCGGTACCTCGTTCACGCCGTCCTCGATCGGCCGGAACCGGAGTTCGCCGGCCGCCAGTTCCGCCGATACGGGGATCCCGTCGCCCTGCAAGCCGCGGGTCCACAAGCCGCCCCCGCCGTCGTCGGTCGGACCGAGTTCGGCCAGGAGGGTTTCACCGTCTGCGCTGTAGATCCTCAACCGGCCAACGGTGGCCGTGCCCATGCGGCGTGCGGCCCGCAGTTCCTTCATCTGCCGTTCGAGGTCGGCAACCTTCCGCGCCAGCGTGGTTGCGTCCGCCGGGAGTTGGTCGAGCGGTCCGGGCATCAGCTGTCCTCCACGAGGATCGGGCGGACCCGGTCAGAGCCGGGTTCGAGTTCCCAGGCCCAGCAGCGGGCGACGACGCCTGCACCGTTCGGGTGTCGTGGGGACGTTTCGATGTTGAGGCTGACGCTGTCGCCGAGGCCCCAGTCCGCGCCCAGCCGGGGCGCCTTGGAGGCGACGGCCTCGATGCTCCACACCTGGGCGCCCTCCTGCATCAGCGCGAGCGATTTGGTGGCGTGCGCTTCGAGCTGGTCGGGGTCGGTCAGGCCTGTGGTGGGTGAGTACCGGTATTCCCATCGCGGCCAGCCGTTGGCGAGGAGTGCGGTCGCCTCGTGTGCGGACGAGGTGAGCCGTGAGCTGCCCTCGCCCTCGCCGCGGGCGATGACGGCTGTGGCGCCCTTTCCGGCTTCGAAGGACTCGGAGAGTGCGTAGGAGGACACGCAGCCGGGGTGGTCGAAGACCGCCTCGGGGGTGGTGGTCTGAGTGCCGATGGCCGCCCGCACCCGGAAGGGGAAGGTGAAGCCGTCGTGGCCCGCGCCCCAGGCGACGTCGATGGTCCACTCGGGGCCGCCCTCCAGGGCCATGATCTCCTGGATGCAGGACAGGATTGTCTTGTCGTCGCCGTCCTGGGTGAGGTAGTCCATGGTGGTTCCGGTGTCGATGGCGTCGACCGTGATGGGCGGGCCGCCGGTAAGGGCCGGGGTGACGAGGGCGGTTATGACATCGGCCTGATCGATGCCAATGAGCGTCTGGGTGCTGGGGAAGCGGGAGTCGAAGTAGCGCTCCAACGTCACGGCGCCGAGCTGCACGGTTCTGGCGCTGCCGCCTTCGCGCAGGACGACCGCTCCCGCCCAGATCGGGGTGTCGGTGGCCACATCGACTGCGACGAGGAGGCTACGGCCCGGGTCTG contains the following coding sequences:
- a CDS encoding SCO1431 family membrane protein, which produces MTAHSATATRVRTGGPKGDGPKLVEHIMGWTLVVVVAMLVTQLGLL
- a CDS encoding winged helix-turn-helix domain-containing protein, which gives rise to MKWEPDVPRWRQVYDVMRERIVDGTYPAGERLPSVVDVCGEFGISQMTARRVLKELRQDKLAYMEPGIGTFVAPLPEPPKP
- a CDS encoding glycoside hydrolase family 18 protein, with the protein product MHTPLPSRARGRALLAAACSAALGAALLAGAGQPTADQNGPDQDGDRKAAGSKVVGYFTDWGIYDRQYFVKNIETSGSAKKLTHINYAFGNVVDGKCAIGDTWADTDKPFTAEESVDGTADTADQPLSGNFNQLRKLKKLHPNLKVVWSFGGWSWSGGFGEAAKDPAAFARSCYDLVENSKWADVFDGIDIDWEYPGACGLTCDTSDREAFPELMKALRAKFGKRNVVTAAITADASEGGRIDAADYAGAARYVDWYNPMTYDYFGAWAATGPTAPHSALHSYPGIPEEGYDTAATIAKLRGLGIPSSKLLLGIGFYGRGWTGVTQAAPGGTATGPAKGTYEDGFEDYKVLKRTCPATGTVGGTAYAKCGDDWWSYDTPATIATKMKYKDRQGLGGTFFWELSGDTANGELIKSIK
- a CDS encoding DUF3307 domain-containing protein, whose product is MVGVLLAHLVGDYILQSDWMANEKTKRWFPAWAHAVTYGLPFLFVTQSPAALAVIVVTHAVIDHYRLARHVVWVKNFAAPKSHWHPWSECSGTGYHKDRPPWMTVWLMIIADNTIHLLINVAAVRYL
- a CDS encoding helix-turn-helix domain-containing protein — its product is MPRDLPADDDWLLHERRRIGRCIQGARVDHNLTQEQVFLAVPLTRSFYQEIEAGQANPSLETLLRIARVIGVTISDLLHG
- a CDS encoding DUF6233 domain-containing protein, whose translation is MNELPPDPARLRAILAHLDQQLADNQTIAIYLRLQRDAVQAALTQAEAPPPRKPRLPKGGANLGPVTQISPRPQFVVQQKRTPRGPEPAIIHLGDCSMIEGPPHRITEHDARVSLTDPNIEACAFCRPDSELGILDG
- a CDS encoding tyrosine-type recombinase/integrase, which codes for MSADLVPRPSAELSTDRHDPRDDWPDEARALADHLTAIYGDRDPLPTIAGGWIARQKSRHTRRAYVRTFKAWEEYARSTGIHPLQAKLPLADAYAKHLAKTPTRNGRPPAETTQAQALAAAGSFYTYAARLQAVDSDPFTAVNRPYVDPDYSPTEGMTEAETMRLIETARGWAPRSYALVMLLYLTGARVDELLSLNADQLGYDRGHRTLPLTQKGGKKRPAPVPPLALDALLAHLGDRADGPLFTTETGRRWTQPEVWKHLRVLARRAGIPQAATIKPHTLRHQFITDNLANGVPLQDVQDAVSHSDPRTTQRYNRRRRQLDNHPAYALAAKLGERLQGGEA
- a CDS encoding TetR/AcrR family transcriptional regulator, whose translation is MNISQQRDAVRPRARGTERSVARRAELITIGRKLFADTSYDALSMDDIARQAHVAKGLIYYYFQSKRGYYRAIIQDSVADLVTFAASGLEMQPVDRVHRTIDSYLRYAEHNQAAYRTIVSGGVGFDAEVHAIRDGVRAAIVATLAEGAYGRTDIAPLARMGLLAWVCSVEGATLDWIDHPELDRDTMRELLVKTLGGTMRAIEETDPSYPAPEPARRED